The Bifidobacterium eulemuris genome includes a window with the following:
- the cysS gene encoding cysteine--tRNA ligase, with product MENAQEPQNHAVDMQSAASGLQVYDTATHAVSAFTPIAPGKVGIYVCGATVQSSPHIGHIRAAVAFDVVRRWFMRLGYQVTFVRNVTDIDDKILDKAAAAGQQWWERAYIYEREFTQAYDVLGVLPPTYEPRATGHMLDMVELIQRIIDNGHGYVVTDDEGRPTGNVYFDVASWPHYGELTHQKQTAGEPATDEAAAVADRMGPSVDAAGDDKYNPVDPADLSPDKRDPRDFALWKAPKDTDPEDARWATPFGTGRPGWHIECSAMSRRYLKDGFDIHGGGLDLRFPHHENEMAQTRAAGWDSAAHWMHSAWVTAKGEKMSKSLGNGLSVPAVLAQNPAWVVRYALGGVQYRSMLEWSDQTLAEARAAYDRVGNFIERAGVVLGEQPSRGEVGAMMADQLPAEFTAAMNDDFNVSGAIAAMFSAVRAGNTLLAQIAADTGAGDDAAGTAKAELRGTLLAVRAMLDTLGLDPLAEPWIGASASGTGTGTAGDATAEHDALDALVAGQLTARAEARKARDFATADAIRDALGAAGIAIEDGPQGSTWSLK from the coding sequence ATGGAAAACGCTCAAGAACCGCAGAATCACGCCGTTGACATGCAGTCCGCAGCCTCCGGTCTGCAGGTGTACGACACCGCCACGCACGCCGTGTCGGCGTTCACGCCGATCGCACCCGGCAAGGTGGGCATCTACGTGTGCGGCGCGACCGTGCAGTCCTCGCCGCATATCGGCCATATCCGCGCCGCCGTGGCCTTCGATGTGGTGCGCCGCTGGTTCATGAGGCTCGGATATCAGGTCACGTTCGTGCGCAACGTGACCGACATCGACGACAAGATCCTCGACAAGGCCGCGGCCGCCGGCCAGCAGTGGTGGGAGCGCGCGTATATCTACGAGCGCGAGTTCACCCAGGCGTACGACGTGCTGGGCGTGCTGCCGCCCACCTACGAGCCGCGCGCCACCGGACATATGCTGGATATGGTCGAGCTGATCCAGCGCATCATCGACAACGGCCACGGCTATGTGGTGACGGACGACGAGGGCCGCCCCACCGGCAATGTGTATTTCGACGTGGCGAGCTGGCCTCATTACGGCGAGCTGACGCATCAGAAGCAGACCGCCGGGGAGCCGGCCACGGATGAGGCCGCCGCGGTGGCCGACCGTATGGGACCCAGCGTGGACGCGGCCGGCGACGACAAGTACAATCCGGTCGATCCGGCCGATCTTTCGCCCGACAAACGCGATCCGCGCGATTTCGCGCTGTGGAAGGCGCCGAAGGATACCGATCCCGAGGACGCCCGCTGGGCCACACCGTTCGGCACGGGCCGCCCCGGCTGGCATATCGAATGCTCGGCCATGAGTCGCCGCTACCTCAAGGACGGCTTTGACATCCACGGCGGCGGTCTCGACCTGCGATTCCCGCACCATGAGAACGAGATGGCGCAGACGCGCGCCGCCGGCTGGGATTCCGCCGCGCATTGGATGCATTCGGCGTGGGTGACCGCCAAAGGCGAGAAGATGTCGAAGTCGCTGGGCAACGGCTTGAGCGTGCCGGCCGTGCTGGCCCAGAATCCCGCGTGGGTGGTCCGCTACGCGTTGGGCGGCGTGCAGTACCGTTCGATGCTGGAATGGTCCGATCAGACGCTGGCCGAGGCGCGGGCCGCCTACGATCGCGTGGGCAATTTCATCGAACGCGCGGGCGTCGTGTTGGGCGAGCAGCCCTCGCGCGGCGAGGTGGGCGCGATGATGGCCGACCAGCTGCCGGCCGAGTTCACCGCCGCCATGAACGATGATTTCAACGTTTCCGGCGCGATCGCCGCGATGTTCTCCGCCGTGCGCGCAGGCAACACCCTGCTCGCCCAGATCGCCGCCGATACGGGCGCGGGCGATGACGCCGCCGGCACCGCCAAGGCCGAGCTGCGCGGCACGCTGCTCGCCGTGCGCGCGATGCTGGACACGCTGGGATTGGATCCGCTGGCCGAGCCGTGGATCGGCGCGTCCGCATCGGGCACGGGCACCGGAACCGCAGGCGATGCCACCGCCGAGCACGACGCGCTGGACGCGCTGGTCGCCGGACAATTGACCGCCCGCGCCGAAGCCCGCAAGGCCCGCGACTTCGCCACGGCCGACGCGATCCGCGACGCGCTGGGCGCCGCCGGCATCGCCATCGAAGACGGCCCGCAAGGATCCACCTGGAGCCTCAAATAA
- a CDS encoding type 1 glutamine amidotransferase has translation MATPQVLIMQHVPWEKPGRILANLEDLELGSQTLNVATVKKPDLPDFDEVAGVVIMGGPMSATDYDQYPGLKAEAKLVRACVAVGKPVLGVCLGHQIIATALGAKLSRGEAPEIGFAPIKRVDKHDFFSMWDKQIDVLHWHNDVVGLPPDAQLLARSASTKVQAYRIGSALGLQFHLEVTGALLEEWLDEPSMVKELKKAGGSKSQLREQFAQYDCTLQPLAESVFSGFAVRCNAYAKTLQAA, from the coding sequence ATGGCCACACCACAAGTGCTCATCATGCAACACGTCCCATGGGAGAAACCGGGGCGTATTCTTGCGAACCTCGAGGACCTCGAACTGGGCTCGCAGACGTTGAACGTCGCAACGGTCAAGAAGCCGGACCTGCCGGATTTCGACGAGGTGGCCGGTGTGGTGATTATGGGCGGTCCGATGTCGGCGACCGACTACGACCAATATCCCGGTCTCAAGGCCGAGGCGAAACTCGTGCGCGCCTGCGTGGCCGTGGGCAAGCCGGTGCTGGGCGTGTGTCTGGGGCATCAGATCATCGCCACGGCGTTGGGAGCGAAGCTGTCCCGCGGCGAGGCACCGGAGATCGGATTCGCGCCGATCAAACGTGTGGACAAGCACGACTTCTTTTCGATGTGGGACAAGCAGATCGACGTGCTGCACTGGCATAACGACGTGGTGGGTCTGCCGCCGGATGCGCAGCTGCTGGCGCGGTCCGCGTCCACGAAAGTGCAGGCGTACCGTATCGGCTCGGCGTTGGGCCTGCAATTCCATCTCGAGGTCACGGGGGCGTTGCTTGAGGAATGGCTTGACGAGCCGAGCATGGTCAAGGAGCTGAAAAAGGCCGGCGGCTCCAAATCGCAGCTGCGCGAGCAATTCGCCCAATACGACTGCACCCTGCAGCCGCTCGCCGAATCGGTGTTCTCCGGATTCGCGGTCCGCTGCAACGCCTACGCCAAAACCTTGCAGGCCGCGTAG
- a CDS encoding ABC transporter ATP-binding protein, translating into MYVDPNRNQNASNIRWILPYCKPDWPRVAGSVVLFIVNNAMALSIPLITGMIVDRVIVQGHVDELTRLCVLMVVMTLVRVASRYGYVMWMERFGQNSVYRLVSDEYEKLHKLDFTYFNHTRTGDIMSRMTSDTDAIRHALSWVTYQVLDCVVMFIGALAVMFAIDWRLALALACITPFLFLLTRGLSSHARPLFFAIRNSLAELNSMVEENIEGNRVVKAFVREEYETEKFDERNDDYMQRNMAQAYNTRRYMPWLDGLGFSLQLITLGLGGFLVIRGYMTLGNLVSFNSFLWMIDGPVRQSGWLINDWQRFNASCIKIRRLLTAKPRIVEKDGAEDTVKQAVAIAEQVGVAHPPTSDRISGEIRFDHVSFAFPDDPQTPILKDVDFRIPAGGKLGILGETGSGKSTLVNLISRFYDPTVGHVMIDGIDARDWPLTTLRSQVCIVAQDTFLFSDTIGGNIAFGAGSDRDECFIRRMAQIAGADQFITSMPEGYDTVVGERGVGLSGGQKQRLSLARALADDPAILIMDDTTSAVDMETEAEIQRRLQEMDSRKTIITIAHRISSVKDADLILVLERGQVVERGTHEELVKAHGRYWDIYHKQLGLQSGRSQGYGE; encoded by the coding sequence ATGTACGTCGATCCGAACCGTAACCAAAACGCCAGCAACATCCGCTGGATCCTGCCATACTGCAAACCCGACTGGCCGCGCGTGGCCGGCTCAGTCGTGCTGTTCATCGTCAACAACGCCATGGCGCTGTCCATTCCGCTGATCACCGGCATGATCGTCGACCGGGTGATCGTGCAGGGGCATGTCGACGAGCTCACCCGCCTGTGCGTGCTGATGGTCGTCATGACCTTGGTGCGCGTCGCCTCACGTTACGGCTATGTGATGTGGATGGAGCGCTTCGGGCAGAACTCCGTGTACCGGCTCGTCTCGGACGAATACGAGAAGCTGCACAAGCTCGACTTCACCTACTTCAACCACACGCGCACCGGCGACATCATGAGCCGCATGACCTCCGACACCGACGCGATCCGCCACGCCCTGAGCTGGGTGACCTATCAGGTGCTCGACTGCGTGGTCATGTTCATCGGCGCGCTCGCCGTCATGTTCGCCATCGACTGGCGGCTCGCCCTCGCGCTCGCCTGCATCACCCCCTTCCTGTTCCTGCTCACGCGCGGCCTGTCGAGCCACGCGCGACCGCTGTTCTTCGCCATCCGCAACTCGCTGGCCGAACTCAACTCCATGGTCGAGGAGAATATCGAAGGCAACCGCGTGGTCAAGGCCTTCGTGCGCGAGGAATACGAGACCGAGAAATTCGACGAGCGCAACGACGACTACATGCAGCGCAACATGGCGCAGGCCTACAACACCCGTCGCTATATGCCCTGGCTCGACGGCCTCGGCTTCTCGCTGCAGCTCATCACCCTGGGGCTGGGCGGCTTCCTGGTGATCCGAGGCTATATGACCCTCGGCAATCTGGTGAGCTTCAACTCCTTCCTGTGGATGATCGACGGCCCGGTGCGCCAGTCCGGCTGGCTGATCAACGATTGGCAGCGGTTCAACGCCTCCTGCATCAAAATCCGCAGGCTGCTCACCGCCAAACCGCGCATTGTGGAGAAGGACGGTGCCGAAGACACAGTCAAGCAGGCCGTGGCCATCGCCGAGCAGGTCGGCGTGGCCCATCCGCCGACCTCCGACCGTATCAGCGGCGAGATCCGCTTCGACCACGTGAGCTTCGCCTTCCCCGACGACCCCCAAACGCCGATCCTCAAGGACGTCGACTTCCGCATCCCCGCGGGCGGCAAACTGGGCATCCTCGGCGAGACCGGATCGGGCAAATCCACGTTGGTCAACCTCATCTCGCGCTTCTACGATCCGACCGTCGGCCATGTGATGATCGACGGCATCGACGCGCGCGACTGGCCGCTGACCACGTTGCGCTCGCAAGTGTGCATCGTCGCGCAGGACACCTTCCTGTTCTCCGACACCATCGGCGGCAATATCGCGTTCGGCGCGGGCAGCGACCGTGACGAGTGCTTCATCCGCCGGATGGCGCAGATCGCCGGCGCCGACCAGTTCATCACCTCGATGCCCGAAGGCTACGACACGGTGGTGGGCGAGCGCGGCGTGGGCCTGTCCGGCGGGCAGAAGCAGCGTCTGTCGCTGGCCCGCGCGCTGGCGGACGACCCGGCGATCCTCATCATGGACGACACCACGTCGGCCGTCGATATGGAGACCGAAGCGGAAATCCAGCGCCGCCTGCAGGAGATGGACAGCCGCAAGACGATCATCACCATCGCGCACCGCATCTCATCGGTGAAGGACGCTGACCTGATCCTGGTGCTGGAACGCGGCCAAGTGGTCGAACGCGGCACGCACGAGGAGCTGGTCAAGGCGCACGGCCGGTATTGGGACATCTATCACAAACAACTCGGCCTGCAATCCGGCCGTTCGCAAGGCTACGGCGAATAA
- a CDS encoding ABC transporter ATP-binding protein → MAQRNTFREDEELEEQINLHDILRVGGYLKPYLGRVARILIVVVSMSGILVTVPYLTKIMIDEAIPNEDLGLLGLLAGLLAVLIVVYELCLRYRTVEITRVGQMMLKDMRRDIFTHIQTLPFSYFDSRPHGKILIRVVNYVNTLSDTLSSGLINVISDVFTFLLTLVIMFAVDWRLALWSLVLFPALIIWVRVLQYFQRRAYQRLSNKQSNLNAYIHESIAGVKTTQTFAQERAQFDTFQQQQSEVRTAWMKAVHIQFLMWPGVQTISVMTIALIYFVGITGFAGVDVTTGVLIAFVGYANNFWNPVINIGNFYNQLITCSAYLERIFETLDVVPEIENKPGAADLPQVRGAVDFNDVVFRYEEGGRNILNLVDFHVSPGRTVALVGPTGAGKTTIISLLSRFYDVSEGSVTIDGYDVRDVTLESLRRQMGVMLQDTFIFSGDVRENIRYGKLDATDDQIEAAARAVHAHEFIMELPDGYDTVVEERGSTLSAGQRQLIAFARVLLADPRILILDEATSNIDTRTEEALQAGLAALLKGRTSFIIAHRLSTIENADEIFYIDHGQIVEHGAHKTLLDERGAYWRLYESQYAMITAGVGRGA, encoded by the coding sequence ATGGCGCAACGCAACACATTCCGTGAGGACGAGGAACTCGAGGAGCAGATCAACCTGCACGACATCCTGCGCGTCGGCGGGTATCTCAAACCGTATCTTGGCCGCGTGGCCCGCATCCTCATCGTCGTCGTGTCGATGAGCGGCATTCTGGTCACCGTGCCCTACCTGACCAAAATCATGATCGACGAGGCGATTCCGAACGAGGACCTGGGACTGCTGGGTCTGCTCGCCGGTCTGCTCGCCGTGCTGATCGTGGTCTACGAGCTGTGCCTGCGCTACCGCACGGTGGAGATCACGCGCGTGGGGCAGATGATGCTCAAGGACATGCGACGCGACATCTTCACGCATATCCAGACGCTGCCGTTCAGCTACTTCGACTCGCGTCCGCACGGCAAGATCCTGATCCGCGTGGTCAACTATGTGAACACGCTGTCCGACACGCTTTCGTCCGGTCTGATCAACGTGATCTCCGACGTGTTCACCTTCCTGCTCACGCTGGTGATCATGTTCGCGGTCGACTGGCGGCTCGCGTTGTGGAGCCTGGTGCTGTTCCCCGCGCTCATCATCTGGGTGCGCGTGCTGCAGTATTTCCAGCGGCGCGCCTACCAGCGGCTGTCGAACAAGCAGTCGAATCTCAACGCGTACATCCATGAGTCGATCGCCGGCGTGAAAACCACGCAGACCTTCGCGCAGGAGCGCGCGCAGTTCGACACCTTCCAGCAGCAGCAAAGCGAGGTGCGTACCGCGTGGATGAAGGCCGTGCACATCCAGTTCCTTATGTGGCCGGGCGTGCAGACCATCTCCGTGATGACGATCGCGCTGATCTATTTCGTGGGCATCACGGGATTCGCCGGCGTGGACGTGACCACGGGCGTGCTCATCGCGTTCGTTGGCTACGCGAACAACTTCTGGAACCCGGTCATCAACATCGGCAACTTCTACAACCAGCTCATCACCTGCTCCGCCTATCTGGAGCGCATCTTCGAGACGCTGGACGTGGTGCCCGAGATCGAGAACAAGCCGGGGGCCGCCGACCTGCCGCAGGTGCGCGGCGCGGTCGACTTCAACGATGTGGTGTTCCGTTACGAGGAGGGCGGCCGCAACATCCTCAATCTGGTGGACTTCCATGTCTCGCCGGGGCGTACGGTCGCGCTGGTGGGGCCGACGGGCGCGGGCAAGACGACGATCATCTCGCTGCTGTCGCGCTTCTACGACGTGTCGGAGGGGTCGGTGACGATCGACGGCTACGACGTGCGCGACGTGACGCTTGAATCGCTGCGCCGGCAGATGGGCGTGATGCTGCAGGACACGTTCATCTTCTCGGGCGATGTGCGCGAGAACATCCGCTACGGCAAGCTCGATGCCACCGACGATCAGATCGAGGCTGCGGCCCGGGCCGTGCACGCGCACGAGTTCATCATGGAGCTGCCCGACGGCTACGACACCGTGGTGGAGGAGCGGGGCTCGACGCTCTCCGCCGGGCAACGACAGCTCATCGCCTTCGCTCGCGTGCTGCTCGCCGACCCGCGGATTCTGATCCTCGACGAGGCGACGTCGAATATCGACACGCGCACCGAGGAGGCGCTGCAGGCCGGGCTCGCCGCGCTGCTGAAGGGGCGCACGAGCTTCATCATCGCGCACCGGTTGTCGACCATTGAGAACGCGGACGAGATTTTCTACATCGACCACGGGCAGATCGTCGAGCATGGCGCGCATAAGACGCTATTGGACGAGCGTGGCGCGTATTGGCGGCTGTATGAGTCGCAGTATGCGATGATCACGGCCGGCGTCGGGCGTGGTGCGTAG
- a CDS encoding LacI family DNA-binding transcriptional regulator yields MVTMSDVAKAAGVSRATASYALRGDPRIAPATTDRVLQAARALQYTTNLSARSLRSGRSGLIGVAIFELDFPYPSEMSAAISREVARHGLEAIVQETSNSKESEIAILQKVTSQLCDGTIFSPGKVSDEEIRDLSGGKPVVLLDDISPDPVFDSVATPCESGSEAAIRHLIEVGCRRILVVGASYDMLAEDRAAMSVSGRRLIGCLNAFENLGITPDPTQFLRPEQWQNGAARKLAHNVVDAGTPFDGVFCMTDSIALGFIRGLADRGIHVPQDAAVIGFDGINECDYYIPSLSTIATDMEDLARKAVGLLLDRIDGGDAPTRTLTADYRLVARESTRR; encoded by the coding sequence ATGGTCACGATGAGCGATGTCGCCAAGGCGGCAGGCGTGTCGCGCGCCACCGCATCCTACGCACTGCGCGGCGACCCACGCATCGCCCCCGCAACCACGGACCGCGTGCTTCAAGCGGCGCGCGCGTTGCAATACACCACCAATCTCTCCGCCCGATCACTGCGCTCAGGGCGCAGCGGGCTTATCGGCGTGGCGATTTTCGAACTCGACTTCCCATACCCCTCCGAAATGAGCGCCGCCATCTCCCGCGAGGTCGCCCGCCACGGGCTCGAAGCCATCGTCCAGGAGACCTCCAATTCCAAAGAAAGCGAAATCGCGATTCTGCAGAAGGTGACGAGCCAACTGTGCGACGGCACGATTTTCAGCCCCGGTAAGGTTTCCGACGAAGAGATTCGCGACCTGTCCGGAGGTAAACCGGTAGTGTTGCTCGACGACATCTCCCCCGACCCGGTGTTCGATTCGGTGGCCACCCCTTGCGAATCCGGTTCCGAAGCCGCCATCCGCCATCTGATCGAAGTCGGATGCCGACGCATTCTGGTCGTCGGCGCCTCTTACGACATGCTGGCCGAGGATCGCGCCGCCATGTCTGTTTCTGGACGCCGCCTTATCGGATGTCTCAACGCGTTCGAGAACTTGGGAATCACTCCGGACCCCACGCAATTCCTCCGCCCTGAACAATGGCAGAACGGCGCGGCACGCAAACTCGCCCATAACGTCGTCGACGCGGGCACACCCTTTGACGGAGTGTTCTGCATGACCGATTCGATCGCACTTGGATTCATCCGCGGCTTGGCGGACAGGGGCATCCACGTGCCGCAGGATGCCGCCGTCATCGGATTCGACGGCATCAACGAATGCGACTACTACATCCCCTCGCTCTCCACCATCGCCACCGACATGGAGGATCTGGCGCGCAAAGCGGTGGGACTGCTGCTCGACCGCATCGACGGCGGGGACGCCCCCACCCGCACGCTTACCGCCGACTATAGGCTGGTCGCCCGCGAGTCGACCCGACGGTAG
- a CDS encoding family 43 glycosylhydrolase, producing the protein MTNAFEPSVVRVAERELLPHRVNDATLPTNPLHRYCADPNLAIFDGRYFLYCTDDGVDDWGTTAFSVYVSDDLATWERYPALDLRDVPWWDGENGAWAPSVVRSSQGKYVFLFVAGGQIGAAVTDTPYGPFVPQPQPLVRKGTFDCHTIDPGAFVDDDGSRYFLWGNGRAWMAPFSDDCLSFDETRAWSWIPGDFREAIWIHRRNGTYYASWSENDTRDPEYCVKYAMSDSLHGPWSEPRTLLEQDPEHHLYGTGHHNIVNIPGTDEWIIAYHRFAYHPGGRWSGGDGCHREVVFAPLTHNTDGTLEQVRPAVGSYVRSLTF; encoded by the coding sequence ATGACCAACGCTTTTGAACCTTCCGTCGTGCGCGTCGCGGAGCGTGAGCTGCTTCCGCACCGCGTGAACGACGCGACGTTGCCGACCAATCCGTTGCATCGCTACTGCGCGGATCCGAATCTCGCGATTTTCGATGGACGCTATTTCCTCTACTGCACCGACGACGGCGTCGACGATTGGGGGACCACCGCGTTTAGCGTGTACGTCTCCGACGATCTGGCCACTTGGGAGCGCTATCCGGCGCTCGACCTGCGCGACGTGCCATGGTGGGACGGCGAGAACGGCGCGTGGGCACCGTCCGTCGTGCGATCATCCCAAGGCAAGTATGTGTTCCTGTTTGTCGCGGGCGGACAGATCGGCGCGGCCGTGACGGACACCCCGTACGGCCCGTTCGTCCCCCAGCCGCAGCCGCTGGTGCGTAAGGGCACATTCGACTGCCATACCATTGATCCCGGCGCGTTCGTCGATGACGATGGCAGTCGGTACTTCCTCTGGGGTAACGGCCGGGCGTGGATGGCCCCATTCTCCGACGATTGCCTGTCGTTCGATGAGACGCGGGCCTGGTCGTGGATTCCCGGCGATTTTCGCGAGGCCATCTGGATTCACCGCCGTAACGGCACGTACTACGCTTCGTGGAGCGAAAACGACACGCGCGATCCGGAATACTGCGTCAAATACGCGATGTCGGATTCCCTGCATGGGCCGTGGAGCGAGCCGCGCACACTGCTGGAGCAGGACCCCGAGCATCACTTGTATGGTACCGGACACCACAATATCGTGAACATCCCTGGCACCGACGAATGGATCATCGCCTACCATCGATTCGCCTACCATCCTGGCGGGCGTTGGTCGGGCGGCGACGGATGCCATCGTGAGGTGGTGTTCGCTCCCCTGACCCACAACACCGACGGCACGCTGGAGCAGGTGCGTCCGGCCGTGGGGTCATATGTGCGGTCGTTGACCTTCTGA
- a CDS encoding LacI family DNA-binding transcriptional regulator, with translation MGTGSTPTLRDVARAAGVSPMTASNALHGKPGVKESTRLKVVAAAKKLDYRINLTASMLKSGRSNIIHIVVNEYDSPFYSKLVQSLSAHTTARGLTPFLEQTRYSPDAAKQALQSSPFSDQLFDGEILHASGLNPDAPIDSMTHGRPFVLIDSCEIQPTTDQVNFPNEEGARAAVRHLIDRGCQRVALVGETYMERGELAQAQSSGALRLRGASGALLDAGLPYDEPTVFHAYGIDDGIAAGERIARHILAAYGTTSETANQDPRPARIGNQTTTGTHVYDRGGHPQSVQIGNQTAAGAGQSAAAQTDRRTTANARQTTTAQNDPHTAERTNVAEETAPIPFDGVFCANDCVAFAVIRGLNNLGLDVPRDVKVIGFDGASAGAYATPSLSTIQVDLDQLSRFALDLLVRRIERRASGETDEPPAQLTIGYRLVERESTSLLSHDGGRRSHACDPSINLK, from the coding sequence ATGGGCACAGGCAGCACCCCGACATTACGCGATGTGGCGCGAGCGGCGGGAGTGTCCCCCATGACCGCGTCGAACGCGCTGCACGGCAAGCCCGGCGTCAAGGAGTCCACGCGGCTCAAGGTGGTCGCGGCCGCGAAAAAACTCGACTACCGCATCAATCTCACCGCGAGCATGCTCAAATCCGGCCGCAGCAACATCATCCACATCGTCGTGAACGAATACGACTCGCCTTTCTATTCCAAACTCGTGCAGTCGCTCAGCGCGCACACCACCGCGCGCGGACTCACCCCCTTCCTCGAACAGACGCGATATTCGCCGGACGCGGCCAAACAGGCGCTGCAATCCTCCCCCTTCTCCGACCAACTCTTCGACGGGGAGATCCTGCATGCCTCCGGACTGAACCCGGACGCCCCAATCGACAGCATGACCCACGGTCGCCCCTTCGTGCTGATCGACTCATGTGAAATCCAGCCCACCACCGACCAGGTGAACTTCCCCAACGAGGAGGGGGCGCGCGCCGCCGTGCGCCATCTGATCGACCGCGGATGCCAACGCGTCGCGCTCGTCGGCGAAACCTACATGGAGCGCGGCGAACTCGCGCAGGCGCAAAGTTCCGGAGCCTTGCGTCTGCGCGGCGCCAGCGGCGCGCTGCTCGACGCCGGACTGCCCTACGACGAGCCCACGGTCTTCCACGCCTACGGGATCGACGACGGCATCGCCGCCGGAGAGCGCATCGCACGTCATATTCTGGCGGCCTACGGCACGACATCGGAGACCGCGAACCAAGACCCCCGCCCCGCGCGGATCGGCAACCAGACAACCACCGGAACGCATGTGTACGACCGCGGGGGCCACCCACAATCCGTGCAGATCGGCAACCAGACAGCGGCGGGTGCTGGTCAGTCCGCCGCTGCGCAGACCGACCGACGCACCACGGCGAACGCGAGGCAAACCACCACCGCACAGAATGACCCGCACACCGCGGAACGGACGAACGTTGCCGAGGAGACCGCGCCGATTCCGTTCGATGGGGTGTTCTGCGCGAACGACTGCGTCGCCTTCGCGGTGATCCGCGGCCTGAACAATCTCGGACTCGACGTGCCGCGCGATGTGAAGGTGATCGGCTTCGACGGGGCCAGCGCCGGCGCATACGCGACCCCCAGCCTGAGCACCATCCAAGTCGACCTCGACCAACTCTCCCGCTTCGCGCTCGACCTGCTCGTCCGACGCATCGAACGCCGGGCCAGCGGCGAAACGGACGAACCTCCCGCGCAGCTCACCATCGGATATCGGCTCGTCGAGCGCGAGTCCACAAGCCTGTTATCGCACGACGGAGGCCGGCGCTCCCACGCGTGCGACCCATCCATCAACCTCAAATGA
- a CDS encoding glycoside hydrolase family 27 protein, with product MGWNSWDSYGTTLNEQELLANARFMAEHLLAAGWDTLVVDIDWYDPTARAHGYNENAPLVLDEYGRQLPDPERFPSAANGAGFKPIADAVHALGLKFGAHMMRGIPRLAVERDLPVKGTAYTARDVADLDHVCKWNPDNYGLNQSHPGAQAWYDAQIDQFAEWGLEFLKVDDMQTPFHSEEIAAYRRAIAKAEAAHGRAISLSLSPGGWVSTGYVDFLRENAQMWRISDDLWDRWEDILQQFARLARWAPFQTAGHWADADMLPLGHIGLRAERGDDRDCRLTPDERRTLLALWCMGRSPLMVGGDLPTSTPETIALLANPALREVTAGSADNHETVRERIFARWDDENSYRGELIVWAADAADWADGTPSAHPNGRYAALFWTGDDDYELGGNIELQSIVGIDGRDDPWTLTDLFAGVADGAAPADVRIEGEGADRVVAGTIPSHGALWIALDRR from the coding sequence ATGGGCTGGAACAGCTGGGATTCATACGGCACCACGCTGAACGAGCAGGAGCTGCTCGCCAACGCGCGTTTCATGGCCGAGCATCTGCTCGCCGCCGGATGGGACACGCTGGTCGTGGACATCGACTGGTACGATCCGACCGCCCGCGCGCACGGCTACAACGAGAACGCGCCGCTGGTGCTCGACGAATACGGCCGTCAGCTGCCCGACCCGGAGCGTTTCCCGAGCGCGGCGAACGGCGCGGGCTTCAAGCCGATCGCCGACGCCGTGCACGCGCTGGGACTGAAATTCGGCGCGCATATGATGCGCGGCATCCCACGCCTCGCCGTCGAACGCGACCTGCCCGTCAAAGGCACCGCATACACCGCGCGCGACGTGGCCGACCTCGACCACGTGTGCAAATGGAACCCCGACAACTACGGGCTCAACCAATCCCACCCCGGCGCGCAGGCTTGGTATGACGCGCAGATCGACCAATTCGCCGAATGGGGGCTCGAGTTCCTCAAAGTCGACGACATGCAGACCCCGTTCCATTCCGAGGAGATCGCCGCCTACCGGCGCGCCATCGCCAAAGCCGAGGCCGCGCACGGCCGCGCCATCAGCCTTTCGCTCTCGCCCGGCGGCTGGGTGAGCACCGGCTACGTCGACTTCCTGCGCGAGAACGCCCAGATGTGGCGCATCTCCGACGACCTGTGGGACCGTTGGGAGGATATCCTCCAACAGTTCGCTCGCCTCGCCCGTTGGGCCCCGTTCCAGACCGCCGGCCACTGGGCCGACGCCGACATGCTGCCTTTGGGACATATCGGCCTGCGCGCCGAACGCGGGGACGACCGCGACTGCCGTCTGACCCCGGACGAGCGCCGCACCCTGCTCGCCCTATGGTGCATGGGACGCTCGCCGCTGATGGTGGGCGGCGACCTGCCCACCAGCACGCCCGAAACCATCGCCCTGCTCGCCAACCCGGCCCTGCGCGAGGTGACCGCGGGCTCGGCCGACAACCACGAAACCGTGCGCGAACGCATCTTCGCCCGCTGGGACGACGAGAACAGCTATCGCGGCGAACTCATCGTCTGGGCCGCCGACGCCGCCGACTGGGCCGACGGCACGCCATCCGCCCATCCGAACGGCCGGTACGCGGCCCTGTTCTGGACCGGTGACGACGACTACGAGCTCGGCGGCAACATCGAACTGCAATCCATCGTCGGCATCGACGGACGCGACGATCCGTGGACCCTCACCGATCTGTTCGCCGGCGTGGCCGACGGCGCGGCTCCGGCCGACGTGCGCATCGAAGGCGAAGGGGCGGACCGGGTGGTCGCCGGCACGATCCCCTCCCACGGCGCGCTGTGGATCGCGCTCGACCGTCGCTGA